The Bacteroides acidifaciens genome includes a region encoding these proteins:
- a CDS encoding RagB/SusD family nutrient uptake outer membrane protein: MKLKYWLLSSVIVLSGLTSCSDVLDVAPDGTLTMEEVFSDPDKVGAFLNSCYANLPRKGYFYWGWETIPTALSDDGWTSWDSGDAAVASIYAGNESASYHPLRDAWLGDDQVWLWNTNNYWGRYWTQIRLCSQFLEHIDNAAVRSEVERDRFRAEAHVLRAYFYSELVKWFGKLPILRESVSFDADFSTLTRESVYNVAKFIEEDCDAAIYSEHLPWRLTSSSEALRATKALAWAIKSKMLLFAASPLFNGGENYWEEAYQQNRQAVNQLKENGYELFKVCTDPNTFGTGKAAALRQLINLQADYSAEPRDKETIWQNNGYTCFVWHIGYIGSGLDQTYSAGTCPTQELADAFNTIDGEPILSLEKPYLDEKHLQPNFNSNNSMYDENNPYENRDPRMVETMLYNGADYTYQGIPRKVETFEGGANAIDLTPGVDDYTRTGYYHCKFVQPGAGGGSQYNVQTPPWKYFRLAEIILNYAEAAAEAGHLTDAKDAVDEIRARVGMPELPDNLSQEEMILRVRNERQVELAWEECRYFDLRRWQKPDGDLKATCRWLTGMRPIRKPDGTFEYRRYNIWTKERGGCDMRDLLLPLPVEEAARLEAVTGVNWQNPGW, from the coding sequence ATGAAACTAAAATATTGGCTGCTATCTTCTGTGATAGTCCTAAGTGGATTGACTTCATGTTCGGATGTACTTGATGTGGCTCCGGACGGGACATTGACAATGGAGGAAGTCTTTTCCGACCCGGACAAGGTAGGTGCCTTCTTAAACTCTTGTTATGCGAATCTTCCGCGTAAAGGATATTTTTACTGGGGATGGGAAACAATACCAACAGCTTTGAGTGACGACGGATGGACCTCGTGGGATAGTGGAGATGCTGCGGTTGCTAGCATTTATGCTGGCAATGAATCAGCGTCCTACCATCCTCTCAGAGATGCTTGGTTAGGAGACGACCAAGTCTGGTTATGGAATACAAATAATTATTGGGGACGTTATTGGACACAGATTCGGTTATGTTCTCAATTTTTGGAACATATTGATAATGCTGCCGTACGTAGTGAAGTAGAACGTGACCGGTTTCGTGCAGAAGCGCATGTCTTGCGTGCATATTTTTACTCGGAATTGGTGAAATGGTTCGGTAAACTCCCCATTTTAAGAGAGTCCGTCAGTTTTGATGCCGATTTTTCCACATTAACACGTGAATCGGTCTATAATGTAGCTAAATTCATTGAAGAAGATTGTGATGCAGCGATTTATTCAGAACATTTGCCATGGAGACTGACTTCATCTTCTGAAGCTTTAAGGGCAACGAAAGCATTGGCATGGGCTATTAAATCGAAAATGCTGTTATTTGCTGCCAGTCCGTTGTTTAATGGAGGAGAAAATTATTGGGAGGAGGCGTATCAACAAAATAGACAGGCTGTCAACCAATTGAAAGAGAACGGGTATGAATTGTTTAAAGTATGTACAGACCCTAATACTTTCGGAACGGGCAAAGCTGCTGCTCTTCGCCAATTAATCAATCTGCAGGCCGATTACAGTGCGGAGCCTCGTGATAAAGAAACAATTTGGCAGAATAATGGGTACACTTGTTTTGTATGGCACATCGGTTATATCGGAAGTGGGTTAGACCAGACTTATTCGGCAGGTACTTGTCCTACACAGGAATTGGCTGATGCGTTTAATACGATAGATGGTGAACCTATCCTGAGTTTGGAAAAACCTTATTTGGACGAGAAGCATTTGCAGCCAAATTTTAATAGTAACAACAGTATGTATGATGAGAATAATCCATATGAAAATCGCGATCCACGTATGGTTGAAACCATGTTGTATAATGGCGCTGATTATACGTATCAGGGTATTCCGAGAAAGGTGGAGACTTTTGAGGGTGGAGCAAATGCCATTGATTTGACTCCTGGAGTAGATGACTATACCCGTACAGGTTATTATCATTGTAAGTTTGTACAGCCGGGAGCTGGTGGTGGTTCACAATATAATGTTCAGACGCCTCCTTGGAAATATTTTCGTTTGGCGGAAATTATCTTGAATTATGCCGAAGCAGCGGCAGAAGCCGGTCATCTGACTGATGCGAAAGATGCGGTAGATGAAATAAGGGCTCGGGTAGGTATGCCTGAGTTGCCGGATAATTTATCTCAGGAGGAAATGATTTTGCGTGTACGCAACGAGCGACAGGTAGAATTGGCTTGGGAGGAGTGCCGTTACTTCGACTTGCGCCGCTGGCAGAAACCTGATGGAGATTTGAAGGCTACCTGCCGTTGGTTGACTGGCATGCGCCCTATTCGGAAGCCTGACGGAACATTTGAGTATCGGAGATATAATATTTGGACAAAAGAACGTGGAGGATGCGATATGCGTGATTTGCTTTTACCTCTTCCGGTAGAAGAAGCGGCTCGTTTGGAAGCGGTTACCGGAGTTAATTGGCAAAATCCCGGTTGGTAA
- a CDS encoding SusC/RagA family TonB-linked outer membrane protein, with protein sequence MNNIKNKISAYVMSVCLLVPATASLGQEVAFAESQISDKDERIDLGYISLPKRAVTGAVSRVFGTELEKTPDANLPRTFVGRLSGLTTQERDTELSRGAYTTEYPGMSWWIRGLSSINGTTPMVILDGVLCPNTNYVYITPEEIESVTVLKDAAVLSLYGIQGANGVISIKTKRGSIGRANVTVTYDQSFQQMTRTPRFVNSGEYVNLRNQAGYNDGLGRYSQFSQWDTEQFQAGDSELYPNNNWYDMFVRPLTLMSRAGVTVRGGNEKVQYFSNINYLHQQSPFKTVEEPDRKYNPEPKNDWFNFRSNVDVKFNSYLSGFLRLAGNIKNEKTAGFGNLEIYSHLFALPPTMYGPLTPSGEGYENGGQVVTHEDETYPVYGMLNRSGYVKSLSINITAQSGLNVDLSFLTKGLSIGGVMAYQTSTCNQTFTKQDFERYIRTKDMNGLYFTQQGSAANTPLVYSKASAMDYNLNLYANANYSRVFGDHSIDAMGYIFYLNQELQKSNMLYKRESLGLTATYGYKNRYFIKADVGYSGSEQFHPDKRYIATPAISGAWIVSDEAFMNGADWLSNLKLRASYGITANDQFGGERFLYLDYIDVNGNEGLKGNPNLTAEKMKKQNYGFDLGLFNELTVSFDWYKSLCDNMLINSAGTIPEYQGVSLGNYPRTNWGKMENHGFEVEAMYAKRLNDDWSFYAGGSFSFNKNKVISVNESPYSADYAYRYRTEGQTLGQIWGYLIDYSNGNGMFNFKEELEARGLTYAFGSPRVGDFIYQDLNGDNVIDEKDKAPIGYSNLPRQSYNFSAGFKYKGLEFSVLFQGVNKVSRLMSGTGVYENIYQGVFNDIHQHAWTQERWNNGEKIEYPALSLNSSTNHHPNSFFVWDGSYLRLKNMEIAYTLPQHISKKINAENIRFSLSGQNLLTFDKMRSKYIDPEVSGMSSFQPYRVYNIGVSLTF encoded by the coding sequence ATGAATAACATAAAGAATAAAATATCCGCATACGTCATGTCTGTTTGCCTGTTGGTTCCTGCAACAGCAAGTTTGGGACAGGAGGTAGCTTTCGCAGAGTCTCAGATTTCGGATAAGGATGAGAGGATTGACTTGGGATATATATCTTTGCCCAAAAGAGCGGTGACAGGAGCTGTATCGAGAGTGTTCGGAACAGAATTAGAGAAAACGCCGGATGCTAACCTTCCCCGAACATTTGTCGGACGTCTTTCCGGTCTGACGACACAGGAGAGAGATACGGAACTGTCAAGAGGTGCTTATACAACAGAATATCCAGGTATGTCCTGGTGGATACGCGGTCTTTCCTCTATCAATGGAACAACACCGATGGTTATTTTGGACGGTGTTTTATGTCCAAATACCAATTACGTTTATATTACACCGGAGGAAATAGAGTCCGTTACCGTATTGAAAGATGCCGCTGTGCTTTCATTGTATGGTATCCAGGGAGCAAACGGTGTGATATCCATTAAAACCAAACGCGGTTCTATCGGCAGGGCAAACGTGACGGTCACGTATGACCAGTCTTTCCAGCAAATGACCCGTACGCCTCGTTTTGTCAATTCAGGCGAATATGTGAATTTAAGAAACCAGGCGGGCTATAATGACGGGTTAGGACGCTATTCTCAATTCTCGCAATGGGATACCGAACAGTTTCAAGCAGGTGATAGCGAGTTGTATCCGAATAATAACTGGTATGATATGTTTGTTCGTCCGCTGACGCTGATGTCTCGTGCGGGAGTAACTGTTCGTGGAGGTAATGAGAAAGTACAATACTTTTCGAATATTAATTATTTGCATCAACAATCGCCTTTCAAAACAGTAGAAGAGCCGGATAGGAAATACAATCCGGAACCGAAAAATGACTGGTTTAATTTCCGTTCCAATGTGGATGTGAAGTTCAATTCTTATTTGAGTGGTTTTCTTCGTCTAGCAGGAAATATTAAAAACGAAAAAACCGCCGGATTCGGGAACCTGGAAATTTACAGCCATTTGTTTGCCTTGCCGCCCACTATGTACGGCCCGCTGACTCCAAGCGGAGAGGGGTATGAGAATGGAGGCCAGGTGGTGACTCATGAAGACGAGACATATCCGGTATACGGAATGTTGAACCGTTCGGGATATGTCAAGAGTCTTTCTATAAATATCACCGCCCAGTCAGGATTGAATGTAGACTTGAGTTTTTTGACCAAAGGTTTGTCTATCGGAGGGGTGATGGCCTATCAGACTAGTACGTGCAACCAAACCTTTACTAAGCAGGACTTCGAGCGTTATATCCGAACCAAAGATATGAACGGATTGTATTTCACTCAGCAGGGTTCTGCTGCCAATACCCCGCTTGTATATAGTAAAGCTTCTGCGATGGATTATAATCTGAACCTGTATGCCAATGCCAATTACAGCCGTGTGTTCGGTGACCATAGCATTGATGCCATGGGGTATATATTTTATCTCAATCAGGAGTTACAGAAAAGCAATATGCTATACAAACGCGAAAGTCTCGGACTGACTGCTACATATGGATACAAGAATCGTTATTTCATTAAGGCTGACGTGGGGTATTCCGGTTCGGAACAGTTTCATCCGGATAAACGCTATATAGCAACTCCTGCCATTTCAGGTGCATGGATTGTGTCGGACGAAGCCTTTATGAACGGAGCAGACTGGTTGAGCAATCTGAAATTGCGAGCGTCGTATGGTATTACGGCAAATGACCAGTTTGGAGGTGAGCGTTTTTTATATTTAGACTACATTGATGTAAATGGTAATGAAGGTTTGAAAGGTAATCCGAATCTGACTGCAGAGAAAATGAAGAAGCAGAATTATGGATTCGACTTAGGGCTGTTCAATGAACTGACAGTATCTTTTGATTGGTATAAGTCGCTCTGTGACAATATGCTGATAAATAGTGCTGGCACCATTCCCGAATATCAGGGTGTCTCTTTGGGTAATTATCCGCGGACTAACTGGGGAAAGATGGAGAATCACGGCTTTGAAGTAGAAGCGATGTATGCGAAACGCCTGAATGATGATTGGTCATTTTATGCCGGTGGTTCGTTCAGTTTCAATAAAAACAAAGTGATTAGTGTCAATGAATCCCCTTACTCCGCTGACTATGCTTACCGTTATCGTACTGAAGGACAAACGTTGGGACAGATTTGGGGATATCTCATCGATTATAGCAATGGTAACGGTATGTTCAATTTCAAGGAAGAACTAGAAGCCCGCGGATTGACTTACGCTTTCGGATCGCCTCGTGTCGGTGACTTTATCTATCAGGACCTGAACGGTGATAATGTGATTGACGAAAAGGATAAGGCGCCTATCGGATATTCCAACCTTCCCCGTCAAAGTTATAATTTCTCTGCCGGATTCAAGTATAAAGGGTTGGAATTCAGCGTACTGTTTCAGGGAGTCAATAAAGTGTCCCGGCTAATGAGCGGAACCGGTGTGTACGAAAATATTTATCAGGGCGTGTTCAATGATATTCATCAGCATGCTTGGACGCAGGAGCGGTGGAACAACGGGGAGAAGATAGAATATCCTGCTTTGTCGTTGAATAGTTCGACCAATCATCATCCCAACAGTTTCTTTGTGTGGGATGGCTCTTATCTGCGCCTGAAGAATATGGAGATAGCTTATACGCTGCCCCAACATATTTCTAAAAAAATTAATGCAGAAAATATCCGTTTCTCATTGAGCGGGCAGAATCTGCTTACTTTTGATAAGATGCGTTCCAAGTATATTGACCCGGAAGTGTCAGGAATGAGTAGCTTCCAACCCTACAGAGTGTATAATATCGGAGTAAGCTTAACTTTTTAA
- a CDS encoding RagB/SusD family nutrient uptake outer membrane protein → MKKIIKLLILAGGTLIGASCADLDIRSDGRVSYKDIFSHYERTVNYYNNCTGHILSVGFTYDNSPLASFCDEAQDASDYADGNISNWYNGYTTSSYNPLGDVWAHYYSGIRKCNTFLLYINDPEVTTYDFREVEKEGWEAQIRVARAYYYLQLIKRYGGVPLLKVPYGTNHDYTADRRATFEECADFIISECRKALATEEPTGNFGFRWNINDSERGKITRAFAYAVMSQTALYAASPLWNDGTSKYTWEKATEITKEALDQCLVHGFELYATKPAASVANNAYEYYFFTQSDPSRSWDKETIYESGARTNVWKWAGTPITRGMEKAGAGPSQELVDAYETIDGQPVLNLDRPYLDADHLEPNYNEANVRYKKNNPYADRDPRFYASIYYNGAKRYLDTRTDIVETYVGGNCGISDDVTDIRFTRTGYYLRKFNNYRSGIEIDGDGFIRIFRLAELYLNFAEAAYQAKGPDVLVKSTVGGQALSARAAVDVVRARAGMPGLPRGLSKDVFGKRYRNERRVELAFEEHRFFDVRRWKILQETDGFVTGMKIDRALDGSYTYNRIKLMRRDTNSDKYLMSPIRQAEVDKMEGYTGTSWQNPGW, encoded by the coding sequence ATGAAAAAAATAATCAAATTGTTGATACTTGCCGGCGGGACGTTAATAGGTGCATCGTGTGCCGATTTGGACATCCGGTCGGACGGTCGTGTGTCTTATAAGGATATTTTCAGCCACTACGAACGGACGGTGAACTATTACAACAACTGTACCGGTCATATATTGTCGGTGGGATTCACTTATGATAATAGCCCTCTTGCTTCTTTTTGCGATGAGGCGCAAGATGCCAGTGATTATGCCGATGGGAACATTTCCAATTGGTATAATGGATATACTACATCCAGTTATAACCCTTTAGGTGATGTTTGGGCACATTATTATTCCGGCATCCGAAAATGTAATACTTTCCTGCTTTATATCAACGATCCCGAAGTGACTACTTATGATTTCCGTGAGGTGGAGAAAGAAGGTTGGGAGGCTCAGATAAGGGTGGCTCGTGCTTATTATTACCTGCAACTCATCAAACGTTATGGTGGTGTGCCATTGTTGAAAGTTCCGTACGGAACCAACCATGACTATACTGCCGACAGGCGTGCTACCTTCGAAGAGTGTGCTGACTTTATCATCAGCGAATGCCGGAAGGCATTGGCAACGGAAGAACCCACTGGTAATTTCGGTTTCCGTTGGAATATCAATGATTCGGAAAGAGGTAAGATAACACGTGCTTTTGCTTATGCTGTGATGTCGCAGACTGCGCTGTATGCCGCCAGCCCGCTGTGGAATGACGGGACAAGCAAGTATACTTGGGAAAAGGCGACGGAAATAACGAAAGAGGCGTTAGACCAATGCTTGGTTCATGGCTTTGAATTGTATGCGACTAAACCGGCGGCCAGTGTGGCAAATAACGCTTACGAATATTATTTCTTTACCCAGTCCGACCCCAGCCGTTCGTGGGACAAAGAGACTATCTATGAGTCCGGTGCTCGCACGAATGTATGGAAATGGGCGGGTACTCCGATTACACGTGGTATGGAGAAAGCAGGAGCCGGACCTTCGCAAGAACTGGTTGATGCGTACGAAACCATTGACGGACAGCCTGTGTTGAACTTAGACCGCCCTTACTTGGATGCCGATCATTTGGAACCCAATTACAATGAAGCCAATGTAAGGTATAAAAAGAATAATCCGTATGCCGACCGCGACCCGCGTTTTTATGCGTCTATCTATTATAACGGAGCAAAACGCTATTTGGACACCCGTACAGATATTGTAGAAACGTATGTAGGAGGAAATTGCGGAATCTCGGACGATGTGACGGATATTCGTTTTACACGTACCGGTTATTATCTGCGGAAGTTTAACAACTATCGTTCGGGTATCGAGATTGATGGTGACGGTTTTATCCGTATCTTCCGTTTGGCGGAACTATATTTGAACTTTGCGGAAGCGGCCTATCAGGCAAAAGGACCGGATGTTCTTGTAAAATCTACTGTAGGTGGTCAGGCTTTGTCTGCTAGAGCGGCAGTGGATGTAGTACGCGCACGTGCCGGCATGCCCGGTTTGCCACGTGGATTGTCGAAAGATGTATTTGGTAAACGATATCGGAATGAACGTCGGGTGGAACTTGCTTTTGAAGAACACCGTTTCTTTGATGTACGTCGTTGGAAGATTCTGCAAGAGACCGACGGTTTTGTGACAGGTATGAAGATTGACAGAGCTTTGGATGGCTCGTACACTTATAACCGCATCAAACTGATGCGGCGTGATACGAATTCGGATAAGTATCTGATGTCCCCGATCCGGCAGGCGGAAGTAGATAAGATGGAAGGATATACCGGTACAAGCTGGCAGAATCCGGGATGGTAA